The region CATAAGTTTTTTTGCATAAGTGATCTCACCGCCATATGCTGCACAAATGGACTGATGTCCCAGACACACACCCAGAATCGGAATTTCTGCACCCAGTTCCTTCACCACCGGAATACAGATCCCCGCATCTTCCGGCCTTCCCGGTCCCGGTGACAACACGATCGCATCCGGCTTTAACTTGCGGATCTCCTCGATTGTTTTCTCATCATTTCTGATTACCTTCAGATCCGGTCTGATCTCTCCGATCACTTGATACAGGTTGTAGGAAAAGCTGTCGTAATTATCAATCAGTAAAATCATAATGCTTCCCCCTTTCCTGAAATCTGCAAAGCATCTGTCACTGCTTTTGCCTTGTTGATGCATTCCTGGAATTCATTTTCCGGAATACTGTCTGCCACAATACCTGCACCGGAGCAGACAAATACTTTTCCGTTCTTCGCGTATGCCATCCGAATGGCGATACAGGTGTCCAGATTACCGGTGAAATCCAGATATCCGATGGCCCCACCATAGATTCCACGTTTCAGATCCTCTAACTCATTGATGATCTGACATGCCTTGATCTTCGGTGCTCCTGATAAAGTTCCTGCCGGCAGGATCGCATCCACGGTATCTACCGCATCCTTCCCTTCCCGAATTTTCCCGTGTACCGTAGATCCGATATGCATCACATGGGAAAATTTCTGAATTTCCATATATTTTTCCACTTCGACGGTTCCGATCTCACTGATCTTTCCGATATCATTTCTTCCAAGATCTACCAGCATATTGTGTTCTGCCAGTTCCTTTTCATCCTTCAGAAGTTCTTCCTCCAGTTTCTGATCCTCTTCTTCTGTCGCACCTCTTTTTCTGGTTCCGGCCAGAGGAAATGTATATAGAGTTCCGTTTTCCAGTTTTGCCAGTGTTTCCGGTGACGCCCCGGCAATCTCAATATCATCACTGGAAAAATAAAACATATAAGGGGAAGGATTTGTCGTCCGAAGCACCCGATAGGTATTTAAAATACTTCCTTCCATCTCCGCTTCCATCCGATTCGCCAGAACCACCTGGAAAATGTCTCCTTCATAGATCCGTTCTTTCGCCGTTTCCACCATCCGGCAATATTCTTCCCGGGAGAAATGTGGCGTAAACCCGCTCTTCAGTTTTAAAGGAACAATCTCTGCTTTTTTCCCATTCTGGATCAGGGTTCTCATTTTCTCCAGTTCTGCCACGGAATCCTGATAAGACTTCTCCAGATCCCCCTGAAGTTTTATATTGTGGATCAGAATGATTTTCTGTCGAAAATGATCAATGGCAATAACTTTATCAAACAACATCAGGTCCATATCCTGAAAATGATTTTCGTCTTTTGCATCTAATCGAAGGACCGGTTCCGCATATTTAATATAGTCATACGAAAAATATCCCACTAATCCTCCGGTAAAACTAGGAAATTCATCTAAGTTCGGACTTTTATAATCCTTCATGATTTTTTTCAGTACTTCTCCCGGATGCGCCGTCTCAAAACATTCTTCTCTATCTGCATCTTTTATTTTCATCTGATGATTACGACAGGTAATTTCCATCGTCGGATCAAATCCTAGGAAGCTATATCTTCCCCATCTTTTAGAATCCTCTACACTTTCTAACATGTAACAGTGATTGCTGACTGCTTTCAGGATCAACAGCAGTTCAATCGGTGTATACAGATCCGAATAAACTTCCGTACAGACCGGTACAATCCTGTATTCCGGATTCTCTGCAAATTTACATACCGTTTCATAGGTTGGATAATACTTCATCATTCTCTCCTTTCCCTGATGTGTTCTTCCATCTATGCTTCTCCCAAATAATTCTCAGCGAAGAGTTTTCATTATATGGCACATAGTGCCATATAATGAAAAAAGTCCCTGACATTATCCAAAGATAATGTCAAGGACGGATTGATCAAACAATTCGCGGTGCCACCTTGATTCGTAAACGGTAAACAGTTCACGCACTTTGCAAGATACTAACATATCTCCGGCAACTTACGTATGCCCTCACGTCGTGCTATACTCGGAAGTCTCTCTAATCAGAACTTCCTTTCCCTCACGCCCTCGGCGGTCCATTTAATAAACTGCGTTTTATCCGGTTCTCAGCCTCCCGGACTCTCTGTGAATGCACATTTATTATTATCTCCGCTTCATCGGTTTAGTCTGATAAATTATTTGTTTATTATTATAGTCAGCAGTCCCGGAACTGTCAACCCTAAAATTTTAATCCATTTTCAACTCCTGCCATTCCTTTTCACGGAATCCCACATACACCTTATCTTCCGTAATCATTAATGGTCTTTTCACAAGCATACCGTCTGTCGCCAGCAAATCATACTGTTCATCCTCGCTCATCGTATCCAGCTTGTCTTTCAACTCCATCTGCCGGTAAATCATCCCACTGGTATTAAAGAACCGTTTTAACGGAAGTCCGCTCTTTTCATGCCATGCTTTCAGTTCTTCTGCATTGGGATTGTTTTCTTTGATGTCTCTGAGTTCAAAGGAAACTCCCTGATCTTTTAACCATTTCTCTGCTTTTTTACATGTGGAACATTTTGGATAACATACAAATAACATCTTCCTCGTCTCCTTATCATATAGTCATAAAACATTTTGTTGCATCATCCGTACTTTTCCGGATAATAAAACTCGTATAAAACGCTACCTGGCATCTCTCGGAATTAAAATTATATGTAATTGCCTGGATCATACATAATCTTAACGCTTCATATACCGTATAACAAGAAAAGTCCGAGAACCATAAATTCTCAGACTTTCTTTTCAAACTGCGGATGGTGGGACTTGAACCCACACGAGGTCACCCCCGCAAGATTTTGAGTCTTGTGCGTCTGCCATTCCGCCACATCCGCTCAGCAGTTTCGGTAAATACCGAACATTGATATTATACCCAATCCCTTCTATTCTGTCAAGATAATTTTATGACAGTATAGGCAACCTTTTAAAATAAAAAAGAGGACGCATATCGTTTCGTATACATCCTCCTGGATATGGGGCATATATTATTTCAGATTAGTATCTGGAAATATCAGAATAAAGCATTTTTAATCTGTCGTTATACCAGTTTGCAAAACGGGTACTCCATGTAAGGGTTTTCTCACTCTTCTCATATTTTTCCATAAAACGTACAACGTCGCGTCCTCTGAACATATCTGCTGTTGCTACTCTGCTACTCATAACAATCTCTCCTTTTTCTTCAAAACTCTCTTATAATTTTCTCTTTTTTTTTACGTGGCTTATTATAGACTTGAATTCTTATTATTTCCAATATATAATAATATATATATTTATATCTTTTTAGTTATATATGATTTTGAAAGGAGGATTTATGGAACTTTCATGGTTAAAACAATTCCAAACCGCCGCTACTTTGAATCACATTACAAGAGCCGCGGAACAACTGTATATTTCGCAGCCCGCCTTAAGTAAAACCATTCATCTGCTGGAGGAAGAATTCAAAGTACCGCTCTTTGACCGTTCCGGAAAGCGGGTTCAACTCAACGAAAATGGAAAGATCCTGCTGAAGTATACCAATCGGATCTTTCAGGATCTGGAAAATGCACATATGGAAATTGATAAATTAAATCAACAGGAGAAAAATACGATCGTTCTTTCTACCCTGGCAGCCTCTTATCTGCTTCCTGATATTTTGATAAAATTTCGCGAGAAGTATCCTGATATCATCTTTTCCCTGCGTCAGTCTACTTCCGCCGCAAAGGAATCAGACTATGACCTCCAGATTTTTTCATCCGGAGAATTTTTATATGATTCCAATATCAAATGTATCTTAAAAGAAGAAATTCTTCTTGCAATCCCGAAGGACCATCCGCTGGCATCCCGGGGGCAGATTTCTCTGTTTGAACTGGAGGATACTCCATTTATCGGTCTGCAAAAGGGACTGGGGCTCTCCACCATCATCGACCACTACTGCAATGCTGTTGGATTTTCTCCGAATTTTGTAATGGAAACAGATAATCCGTCTACCCTGCGTAAATTTATCCATCTTGGATTCGGCGTGGCGTTTCTTCCATCTGTCACCTGGAACCTGCAAACCGACGATATCCGTCAGATTAAGATTTCTGACTTTGCTTCTTATCGTTATCTGTTTTTAAAATGGAAAAAGGACAGCCACTTAAGTAAGGCCAGCGAACAATTCCGCGACTTTATGATCGATTACTTTAAAAAATATCAGAGAGGCCACTCTTAACTATCAAAGAAACCACTCTTTAACGAAAAAGGCTGCCGTTTCATAGGGATTCAACATCCATTTATGAAACGGCAGTCTTAATTTTTTTCCAATAATTCAGGCAAACATCCTGAATCTGTCATTCAAATGTTTACTCCGGAAGCAATGCGTTTTCTACTGCTTCATAATCATCATCCGGCACATAGTAAACTCCGTCATCATCCGGTACTACATGGATCGTTACCGTAACCGGATCTCCGTATTCCATATTGGAAAGCTTCGGAGAGATAATATCGTACATTGCCTGATATACCATCTCATTGATTTCTTCGTCAGACGGAACTTCTGTCATATTGGCTGCAATCTCTTCCAGCTTTGCGTTCAATTCATCATCCAGTCCTTCAAAAATCAGGAACGGCTTTACGGTTACATCTACAGTAAATCCATCTTCTCCGTCTTCTTTTGCATTGTCCAGAGTATAATCTGCATTCTTATACAGATCAATAAACATCTGTCTGTATTTATCCTGCAGTTCCTGGGATACGCCGGAGTTCTCGATATCACTTGCTTCCATGGTCAGGTCGATACCGTTGTCATACATCTCCTGTGCTTCTTCTTTCGTACTGTCTGTCTGTGACAGATACTCATCGAATTCACCCTTGTAACTTGCATCCAGACAAGCCTGCGCGTAAGACTTCGCATCGTCAGCCGTCATCTTGGAACCGCAGCCACCAAGTAATGTTGCGAAAGCAAGTGTAAGAGCAAGAATTCCCGCAATTTTTTTCTTCATTTGTTTTCCTCCCTCATGGTTTTCTTATAGAATTACTACTTGTATTATCTCATAATTCTGTCTAAAAAGAAACCTTATTTCAACAATTTCTTTCCGATTTCAAAGCAGTCAAAAGTCGCGAAATAGTCATTTGGTGTCTCAGCACGGCGAATCAGTTGTGTACTTCCGTCCTCTTTCAGAAGTACCTCTGCGGAACGAAGTTTTCCGTTGTAGTTATATCCCATGGAAAATCCATGCGCACCGGCATCATGGATCACCAGCAGATCCCCGATGTCGATCTTCGGAAGCATACGGTCAATGGCAAACTTATCGTTATTTTCGCACAGAGATCCGGTAATGTCGTATTTATGATCACATGGCTGGTCTTCTTTTCCCATCACCGTAATGTGATGATAGGCTCCATAGATTGCAGGACGCATCAGATTTGCTGCGCAGGCATCTACACCGATATATTCTTTATGAGTATGTTTTTCATGAATAGCACGAGTTACCAGAAGTCCGTATGGACCAAGCATATATCTTCCCAGCTCTGTATAGATTGCCACATCTCCCATTCCGGCTGGAACCAGAACTTCTTCATAAACCTTACGAACACCTTCTCCGATTGCGAAAATATCATTTGGCTCTTGATCCGGTGTATACGGAATTCCGATTCCTCCGGACAGATTGATAAATTTGATATGCGCTCCGGTCTCTTCTTTTAATTTTACAGCTTCCTCAAAGAGTACCTTTGCCAGCATCGGATAATAATCATTGGTTACGGTATTACTTGCAAGGAATGCATGGATTCCGAATTCTTTTGCTCCTTTTGCTTTCAGTGTCTTAAAGGCTTCTGTCATCTGCTCAGTGGTCATTCCGTACTTTGCATCTCCCGGATTGTCCATAATGTCATTACTGATCTTAAACAGTCCACCCGGATTGTAACGGCAGCTGATGGTCTCCGGAATATGACCGATCGCACGTTCCAGGAACTCAATATGGGTAATATCATCCAGGTTGATGATCGCACCTAATTTGTCTGCGAGTACAAAATCTTCTGCCGGTGTATCGTTGGAAGAGAACATAATATCTCCTGCCTCAGCTCCCACTGCGTCAGAAAGCATAAGCTCTGTATAAGAGGAACAGTCATATCCGCATCCGTATTCTCTTAAAATTTGGATCAGAAACGGATTTGGAGTTGCCTTTACCGCAAAATACTCTTTATATCCCGGATTCCAGGAAAAGGCTTCTTTTAAGGCCTTCACATTTTTGCGAATTCCCTTTTCATCATACAGATGGAACGGAGTCGGATATTTCTTTACAATTTCATCAAGTTGTTCTTTTGTTACAAATGGTACTTTTTTCATGCTGCGTATGTTCTCCTTCCTTGATCCCTTCGGCTTAATCTACCGTCGCGATCCTCATCATGTTGCTTACCCCTCCACGAGGTGATTCAATATTAAGTGACGGCAATCCGGCAGTCAGGACTACAATGTCCCCGGATTCTACCATCTGTTTTGCCTGTGCCAGTTCAATGGCACCGCTGCAAATTGCTTCTGTACTGGATACTTCAAATGATTTCATCGGAATCACACCCCAGTAAATTGACATTCTGCGGTAGGTTCTCTCATTTGGCGTAACTCCAAGGATCTTCTGCTGTGGCTTTAGATTAGATACCACGCGTGCGGTTGCTCCGGATACCGTTGGTGTAATAATACATTTTGCATTCAGATTCGCTGCCGCCAATACGGAGGAATAGCCGATTGCACCGGAAATTCCTGCTCTCAGATGATCCCCTGATTTCTGCAGGATCAGTTCATAATCCAGATGCTGTTCTGTTGTCTCTACGATATGAGCCATCATCTGGAGAGCTTCCACCGGATATTTACCCTGAGCCGTTTCTCCAGAAAGCATCACTGCATCCGTTCCATCGTAAACCGCATTTGCCACATCCGTAACCTCTGCTCTGGTCGGACGCGGGTTGCGGATCATAGAATCCAACATTTGCGTCGCTGTAATGACTGTTTTGAAATTATCTTTACATTTTTGGATCATAACTTTCTGGAGATATGGAACCTCTTCTGCCAGGATTTCTACTCCCAAATCACCTCTGGCTACCATAATTCCGTCTGCGGCCCGGATAATTTCATCCAGATTCTGGATTCCTTCCCGGTTTTCAATTTTAGCAATGATCGGAATATACGGAGCATCCAACGATTTTAAAAATGCACGGATCTCCAGAATACATTCTGCATTTCTTACAAAAGATGCCGCGATAAAATCAATGTCCTGCTCCACTCCAAAACGGATATCTGCTTTATCTTTCTCTGTGATGGCAGGAAGACGGATCGGTACATTCGGTACATTAATTCCCTTTCGTTCTCCCAGTTCTCCACCGTTTACCACAGAACAGACAATCTCTGTCTCATTTGTTTTTTCTACTTTCAGTTCAATCAATCCGTCATCGATCAGGATCACGGAACCTTCCTTTACATCTTGCGGAAGGCCATTATAGGTAATGGACACTTTTTCTGCGTCTCCAATGATTTCTTCTGTGGTCAGTGTAAATTCCTGTCCCTCAGTCAGAACAACCTTTTTATGGTCTTTTAAGATACCGGTACGGATCTCAGGTCCCTTGGTGTCTAAGAGGATTGCAATTGGTTTCTTTGCCTCTTCCCGAAGCTCTTTCAACAGATCCATCCGGCCTTTCTGCTCCTCATGACTGCCGTGAGAAAAATTAAATCTCGCCACATTCATTCCATTTTCTATCAGCGCTTTCATAATATTTCTGTCATTTGTATTGGGTCCCATCGTACAGATGATTTTCGTTTTTTTCATATTGAGTAACTCCCTTCCTTATTTAATATGGACATGTGTAAACAGATGATCCTGACAATACTCATAATTCCCATTACATTTGGAACAATACCGAAATTCTAAAGAAGGATCATCCAATTCTGTTCTGGAGCAGACTGCACATTTGTGCTTCGCTCCGTTTGCATAATGATTGGTCGGTCGCATTTTCTGTTTATATTTCGCCTTACGAACCCGCTCTTTCGGAGAATAAGGCTTCAGATTTTTGGTTGAGAAATAAAACAGTACAAAGTTTAAGAGAGATGCAATGATCACAACTCTTGTGGCAAATCCACCCCGTATCATATCATACGCCAGATAAGCAACATCCAGCCATGCAAGCCATTTGACCTTCAGAGGGATCACGAAATACAGAAGCACCTCCATATCCGGATAGCTGGCCGCAAATGCCAGAAAAATAGACAGGCAAAGATAATAGCTGCTGAAATACCAGCCATAGCCGTAACCGCCTCCAAAGATAAAATACAGGATAAAAGCTCCGATCACCGTGAAAAGGATTCCCGAAAACAGGTAAAGATTATACCGAAAAGTTCCCCAGGTCCGTTCCATAGAAGTTCCGATAGAATAATAAAAGAACAGCATAATAATCACTGCCAGGACATTTCCTCCGGAAGGAATCACAATCCAGGTAATCAGTCTCCAAACCTGTCCTCTTAAGATCAGCCCCGGTTCCAAGGTCAGATAAGCCAAAAGCGCCGGAGCCGTATACATCAGCAGATACCCCAGTGCGTTGCTGCCTATAAACAATAAAGTGAGGTTCGTAATAGCATACCTTCCAAATTTGCGTTCTAATTTTGATATCCAGTCCACGTAAACGTCTCCTTTTATTCTTCTGAAAAAATTATATCCTTTATTTTATCCTCCCCTTTCCCTTTTGTCAACAAACACCATTTTCTCATCCGTTTTTTTACGCGCAACCTTTATTCTTCCTGTTTTTGAATGTTCTCTGATTTTTTAGCAAAATCCAAACTACGGTTTCACACTTTTTCGTTGTCTTTTTCGAATCTTTGTCGTATAATGTAGTCTGTTCATTTTGAACACATACATAATAATAAGAAATAACAGATACAGATTTTATGAAGAAATGATTAAAACGAGGTAAACAAATGAGTAGAAACGATACATACACACTTGGAATCGACATCGGTTCCACCACTGTAAAAATCGCAGTTCTTGATTCTGACAAAGAAGTCCTGTTTTCAGATTATGAGCGGCATTTTGCAAATATCCAGGAAACGCTCTCGGATCTGCTCGGACGTGCTGTATACAAACTCGGCCCGATCCACGCTTCCCCCGTCATTACCGGAAGCGGCGGTCTGACACTTGCCAAACATCTTGGAGTACCTTTTGTCCAGGAAGTGATCGCAGTTTCTACCGCATTACAGGATTATGCTCCCCAGACTGATGTTGCCATCGAATTAGGCGGAGAAGATGCAAAGATCATCTATTTTGAGGGCGGAAACATTGAACAGCGTATGAATGGTGTCTGCGCCGGAGGAACCGGATCTTTTATTGATCAGATGGCTTCTCTTTTACAGACAGACGCGTCAGGATTAAATGAATATGCCAAAAATTATAAGGCGCTGTACTCTATTGCAGCTCGCTGCGGAGTTTTTGCCAAATCCGATATCCAGCCACTGATCAATGAAGGTGCCACCAAAGAAGACTTGGCGGCCTCCATTTTTCAGGCAGTTGTCAACCAGACAATCAGTGGACTTGCCTGCGGAAAACCGATCCGCGGCCATGTTGCTTTCTTAGGTGGACCACTCCACTTTTTATCTGAATTGAAACAGGCTTTTATCCGCACTTTAAAGCTGGATGAAGAACATACCATCGCTCCGAATCATTCCCATCTGTTTGCAGCCATCGGTTCTGCCTTGAATTCTGAAGGGAACCTGGATATTTCTCTTCAGGAAATGCAGCAACGGCTTGCAGGAAAGATCAAGATGGAATTTGAAGTAGACCGTATGGAACCTTTATTTGCTACAGAAGAAGAATTCCAGGAGTTTAAGACCCGACATGATGCACATCAGGTACCGGTCAAAGATCTTGCTACATATAAAGGAAAAGCCTTCCTTGGAATTGATGCCGGATCCACTACCACAAAGGCCGCTCTGGTCGGTGAAGACGGAACTCTGCTTTATTCTTTCTACCATGGAAATGACGGAGATCCGCTCGGTACAACCATCTCCGCGATCAAAGATATTTACAGCAAATTACCGGAAGGTGTAGAGATCGTCCACTCCTGTTCCACCGGTTACGGTGAGGCTCTGATCAAGGCTGCTCTACTTCTGGATGAAGGGGAAGTGGAAACCGTATCTCATTATTACGCGGCATCCTTCTTTGAACCGGATGTAGACTGTATCCTGGATATTGGCGGTCAGGATATGAAATGTATTAAGATCAAGAATCAAACCGTTGACAGTGTACAGCTCAATGAGGCCTGTTCTTCCGGTTGTGGTTCGTTCATCGAAACCTTCGCGAAATCACTGAACTATACGGTAGAAGATTTTGCTCATGAGGCTTTATATGCAAAGAACCCGATTGACCTCGGAACCAGGTGCACCGTATTTATGAACTCCAAAGTAAAACAGGCCCAGAAAGAAGGAGCTTCTGTTGCAGATATCTCTGCTGGACTGGCCTATTCTGTCATTAAGAACGCCCTGTTTAAAGTAATTAAGGTTTCTGACGCTTCTGAACTCGGAAAACATATTGTTGTTCAGGGTGGAACTTTCTACAACAATGCTGTTTTACGCAGTTTTGAAAAGATTGCAAACTGTCAGGCTATCAGACCGGATATTGCCGGAATCATGGGAGCCTTCGGTGCAGCCCTGATTGCCAGAGAGCGTTATCAGGACTGTGAAGGAACAACCATGCTTCCGATCGACCAGATCGAAGCTTTAGAATATTCAACGACCATGACCAAATGTCAGGGTTGCACCAACAACTGTCGTCTGACGATCAACCATTTCAGCGGTGGTCGCAGATTTATCACCGGAAACCGCTGCGAAAGAGGTCTTGGCAAAGCAAAATCAAAGAATCAGATGCCGAATCTGTTT is a window of Mediterraneibacter butyricigenes DNA encoding:
- a CDS encoding anthranilate synthase component II, which translates into the protein MILLIDNYDSFSYNLYQVIGEIRPDLKVIRNDEKTIEEIRKLKPDAIVLSPGPGRPEDAGICIPVVKELGAEIPILGVCLGHQSICAAYGGEITYAKKLMHGKTSELVVEEDNKLFQGIDQPIQIGRYHSLAAKEETLPEELKVTARTVDGEIMAVEHRTNPVYGLQFHPESILTPEGKKMLENFFRQIEK
- the trpE gene encoding anthranilate synthase component I: MKYYPTYETVCKFAENPEYRIVPVCTEVYSDLYTPIELLLILKAVSNHCYMLESVEDSKRWGRYSFLGFDPTMEITCRNHQMKIKDADREECFETAHPGEVLKKIMKDYKSPNLDEFPSFTGGLVGYFSYDYIKYAEPVLRLDAKDENHFQDMDLMLFDKVIAIDHFRQKIILIHNIKLQGDLEKSYQDSVAELEKMRTLIQNGKKAEIVPLKLKSGFTPHFSREEYCRMVETAKERIYEGDIFQVVLANRMEAEMEGSILNTYRVLRTTNPSPYMFYFSSDDIEIAGASPETLAKLENGTLYTFPLAGTRKRGATEEEDQKLEEELLKDEKELAEHNMLVDLGRNDIGKISEIGTVEVEKYMEIQKFSHVMHIGSTVHGKIREGKDAVDTVDAILPAGTLSGAPKIKACQIINELEDLKRGIYGGAIGYLDFTGNLDTCIAIRMAYAKNGKVFVCSGAGIVADSIPENEFQECINKAKAVTDALQISGKGEAL
- a CDS encoding arsenate reductase family protein; its protein translation is MLFVCYPKCSTCKKAEKWLKDQGVSFELRDIKENNPNAEELKAWHEKSGLPLKRFFNTSGMIYRQMELKDKLDTMSEDEQYDLLATDGMLVKRPLMITEDKVYVGFREKEWQELKMD
- a CDS encoding LysR family transcriptional regulator, which produces MELSWLKQFQTAATLNHITRAAEQLYISQPALSKTIHLLEEEFKVPLFDRSGKRVQLNENGKILLKYTNRIFQDLENAHMEIDKLNQQEKNTIVLSTLAASYLLPDILIKFREKYPDIIFSLRQSTSAAKESDYDLQIFSSGEFLYDSNIKCILKEEILLAIPKDHPLASRGQISLFELEDTPFIGLQKGLGLSTIIDHYCNAVGFSPNFVMETDNPSTLRKFIHLGFGVAFLPSVTWNLQTDDIRQIKISDFASYRYLFLKWKKDSHLSKASEQFRDFMIDYFKKYQRGHS
- a CDS encoding diaminopimelate decarboxylase, giving the protein MKKVPFVTKEQLDEIVKKYPTPFHLYDEKGIRKNVKALKEAFSWNPGYKEYFAVKATPNPFLIQILREYGCGYDCSSYTELMLSDAVGAEAGDIMFSSNDTPAEDFVLADKLGAIINLDDITHIEFLERAIGHIPETISCRYNPGGLFKISNDIMDNPGDAKYGMTTEQMTEAFKTLKAKGAKEFGIHAFLASNTVTNDYYPMLAKVLFEEAVKLKEETGAHIKFINLSGGIGIPYTPDQEPNDIFAIGEGVRKVYEEVLVPAGMGDVAIYTELGRYMLGPYGLLVTRAIHEKHTHKEYIGVDACAANLMRPAIYGAYHHITVMGKEDQPCDHKYDITGSLCENNDKFAIDRMLPKIDIGDLLVIHDAGAHGFSMGYNYNGKLRSAEVLLKEDGSTQLIRRAETPNDYFATFDCFEIGKKLLK
- the pyk gene encoding pyruvate kinase, whose protein sequence is MKKTKIICTMGPNTNDRNIMKALIENGMNVARFNFSHGSHEEQKGRMDLLKELREEAKKPIAILLDTKGPEIRTGILKDHKKVVLTEGQEFTLTTEEIIGDAEKVSITYNGLPQDVKEGSVILIDDGLIELKVEKTNETEIVCSVVNGGELGERKGINVPNVPIRLPAITEKDKADIRFGVEQDIDFIAASFVRNAECILEIRAFLKSLDAPYIPIIAKIENREGIQNLDEIIRAADGIMVARGDLGVEILAEEVPYLQKVMIQKCKDNFKTVITATQMLDSMIRNPRPTRAEVTDVANAVYDGTDAVMLSGETAQGKYPVEALQMMAHIVETTEQHLDYELILQKSGDHLRAGISGAIGYSSVLAAANLNAKCIITPTVSGATARVVSNLKPQQKILGVTPNERTYRRMSIYWGVIPMKSFEVSSTEAICSGAIELAQAKQMVESGDIVVLTAGLPSLNIESPRGGVSNMMRIATVD